In Desulfovibrio inopinatus DSM 10711, the DNA window TAACTTTATATGGAGGTTGTTTCGGTGCTAGAAAAATTAATTGCTGAAAAAATTCTTGAATTACAGAAACAAGAATTGTCAGATGAAATACGAACCATCCTCAAACGCAATATTTTGGACTCCTTCGCAGGGATTTGCGCTTCGTTATTGGACACTTCGCTGATCGAGAAGTTTAAACACTATACGGCCTTTTTTCCGGATGATCATGGTGTCGTTGCTTGGGGCACCGGCCGCAAGACGCAGTTAATTCATGCCGTTTTTATGAATGGTATCTTGGGTCGGAGAAGCGACTTGGTTAATACTTATCTGTCTCCTGATCACATGGGGGGGAACCACCCCTCGGACAATCTTTCTTTAATGCTCACCCTTGCGGACTGGCGAGACCTCAACGGAGAACAATTTCTGCGTGGAACCGCGATAGCCTATATATTATCCTGTGCATTCTCTGATTACTACAATCCGGAAGGCGGCGGCTTTGATCATGATGCGGCTTCGGGTGTTTACACGGCTCTGATCACAGGACATATCTTGGAATTGACACCCAAAGAACTCATAGAGGTGCAACGCATGGCTGGCGCCATGGGGTTGAATCCAAATCAAGCGGGAGTTGGCGTTATTACGGACTGGAAACACTGTACATATGCATCGTGCGCCATGCGCGGAGTCAGCGCAGCAATTATGGCACGTGCAGGATTGCAAGGTCCCGTGGATATCTATCGCGGGGAAGCCGGGATAGATCGCTTTCTGCCGCATGTCTCTTCATTCATGGAAACATTGCCCGATCTTAACCGGATCGTATTCAAACGGTGGCAAGCGCTCGTCTTCTGCCAAACAGCCATTGACACGGCTCTGGAGCTCCATTCGCGCTTTGTGCAGCTTGATATTACCCGTGTGCGCCATGTGGAGGTATGGAATTACCATATGGCCATGATTCAAGCTGGAACACCCGATTCCGCAAACCCGATGAGTCGTGCGGGAAGAACCCATTCACTCCCCTATTGTGTAGCTGCTGCATTGTTGTGGGGGACCATCGACTACAATACGTTCAGCGATGAGGCAGCTCAGACTTCCACGCTCAAAAACATCATGTCCAAGATTATTTTACATGAAGACCCGGATATGACGACATCGTATCCGCTGAAATCCCCATGTCGCATTGTGGTGCATAGTGAAGAAGGTCCTCCACTTGAAGCTTCTTTGGAGTATCCGAAAGGAGACCCGCATACACCGTTGAGCGATGAAGACATCACGGCCAAGGCAGAAAGCTATCTTGCGTATTTGACTGACAAGCAGACCGCCCGAGATATTATTCGTCGAATCTGGTCATTGGAATCAGAACAGGAACTCCGTTGGTTCCTCGCTCCTTTACAACAGGAGATATCACATGGCGAAGAAGCCCATTCGGACAGCTGAAGATTTCGAAGCTTTTTTTCAGGCATACAATACCCGCGACTGGGATACTCTCTTTCAGTATATTCACGA includes these proteins:
- a CDS encoding MmgE/PrpD family protein, which encodes MLEKLIAEKILELQKQELSDEIRTILKRNILDSFAGICASLLDTSLIEKFKHYTAFFPDDHGVVAWGTGRKTQLIHAVFMNGILGRRSDLVNTYLSPDHMGGNHPSDNLSLMLTLADWRDLNGEQFLRGTAIAYILSCAFSDYYNPEGGGFDHDAASGVYTALITGHILELTPKELIEVQRMAGAMGLNPNQAGVGVITDWKHCTYASCAMRGVSAAIMARAGLQGPVDIYRGEAGIDRFLPHVSSFMETLPDLNRIVFKRWQALVFCQTAIDTALELHSRFVQLDITRVRHVEVWNYHMAMIQAGTPDSANPMSRAGRTHSLPYCVAAALLWGTIDYNTFSDEAAQTSTLKNIMSKIILHEDPDMTTSYPLKSPCRIVVHSEEGPPLEASLEYPKGDPHTPLSDEDITAKAESYLAYLTDKQTARDIIRRIWSLESEQELRWFLAPLQQEISHGEEAHSDS